The genomic segment AGTTCCCTCACTCCATTTCCATTATGTCACCAGGGCTGAAGTGATGATTCCTGGTCTTGGGGTGAAACTTGCTAGATGTTTGGCTCTGACCCTTTTGCTCCCCCATTTGCTGCACACCCTGGAATGATATACGGCTGTTTGAGAAATGGGATTGGCTTTGTTCTACTTACACCAGAGTTGCCTCCAGATTCTCTTTCTACAACTGGTGCAGGCTGACTGCTCACCAAGGTCTCTTTGTGTGGTTCCTTCCTAATTGGGGAGTTTATAGGTGGGGCCTGAGGGATCAATACTTGCTCCCTGGAGAACCTGAGGTTCCTGGGGCTGAGGTGGAATTAGAATAAACAATGTTCAGTAGTTGTTTTCTGCTGAAGTGCATTTAAGCTTTCTATAGAGGATACATTTAATTTATGTTACTGTCATTAGGGACTCCATGTGTATTGCCTTCTTAAAGAATaactcctttaacattttttcttgttttgagtcAGGTTGAGAATGTTTTATAGGTCTAAGAATCTGTGTTAGGTCTAGAAAATTGACCTAAGCACCCTAATTAGCAAACAGCAGGGCTCtccaaaagtaagtaaataaataaattcaaagctAATTTAATTTAAGAGCATATGGTCCCTAGTGTGACAGAGTTAACTACTATTTGAGCGtattttatattatcattttaaccattgtctatttatttaaagaaaaaattacttttgattattttttttcctaaaaatatgtatattttaaaaatcagccctggATAAAGATAGCTTTCTTCCAGTTGCACCTTACACTTTCAGAAtactgaggtctgtctggaaaaagtctagccatttttaatataaagagaaaGGTTTGAGCAACActggtgtaacctggcagccaacgGGTGTGGACTGGAATGTTcttgcatgaacaatgacaactttattatttagtgggggcagtagatgcctttgagtgagtGTTGCACTGTGTGGttgctgcattcaaaatgactgcatgagtagggcaacaaatctgcaccaGATTTtctgttaagcttgaacactcctctgtggaaactattagATCATTGAGAAGGCTTTTGAGGATGATGCATtgagtgattggcagcttcatcatgacaacacacccactcgtACATCACGtcccatgcagagttttttggcaaaacatcaaatcacccaggtgactcagcttccttgcagcccaggtttggcaccctgcaacttctggcctttcccccaactaaaatcacctttgaaagggaagaaatttcaaaccattgatgagattcaagaaaatacaacaggacagctgatggcgattgggagaactgtgtgaggtcccaagggcctactttgaaggggactgaggtgtcattgtcctatgtacaatgtttcttgtatcttgcatcttcttcactaaatgtctctatttttcatagtaggtggctggatacttcctggacaggcctcatatttTAGATAACAGTCGTGGAATAAGAGACTTTGATTTATTTGGCTATAAAGCTGCTACGGTTAAAGCTTTGATTTCATCAGTGAAAGGAGAAAGCTAGGTTAAGTCTGTAGCTTTTTGATTAACCAACACATCCATGAAGGAGACATTGTCAGAATGCTGGTGAATTGACTGACAGCGGTACTTGCTGTCTGACCAATGTCTCAGTTAGGAATGGGTTTCCCCGGTAGTGGATGAAAACCCAACTTTGGCTTAAAGACAGGGACTTATTTTTCCATCACAATGATCTTTGGAAGTTGAGACCCACACTTTTGTGATTTGCTTGGTCTTCGCCATATGCTAGTTGTCTCACAGTCTGACCTGTCTACTGTGCTGCTTGGTGTCACTTTGTCTGTCAAGGCAGGAGAAGGGATCCAGGAGGGTAGGGTGACAACCACACATATACTCCTgatcaggaaaacaaaagctCTCCTCCAACCCAGCGGACTTCTACTCACATCTCACTGGCTAGAACTGTGCTGTGTGGAGCAGCAGAAAAGTCTGGGTGTTGCTCCACATTCCTCAGCACTTGATTTCTGTGCATCTGTGGTGGACAGCATTGTCTGGGCTACAGGTGGCAGGTTTTCGATGctatctctctgtttctctgcctcAGGAATAGCTCAGGAGCTGTGAAAGATCCTGGCAATGGGGGAGGGGAACTGAAAAAGTATCATAACCTCTTGTCCTTCAGAGGACCAATTCCACAGGACATTCTACATAGCTTATCAAAGTCCCCTGTGAGCTTGAGTTGCAGTTCCCAGAGGATAAGCCAGCTAAGTTATCCAtccttgctttgcttttgttcttctagATGTCACTCTTCCACCTCCTTCTCTGCTGCTTGGGATAATCCCCTTCAAAAAGTTTAACAAACTGCACAGTTTAAGGGAACATGGTAGAGTATTTTAACTATAGTCACAATGCTATACATGGGTTTCCAGCTTTCCCCTCCAGGGCCTCAGGACattctgtgtctgttttctgaTGATCATCCAGCTATTGTCCCTGGGCCTGGCTTTTGGGATATTTGGACCTGCCCTGGATAGTAGATCAACTCCTTCATAAAGGCAGAGTCTTTGTTGGGGAGATTCTAGTTATCTTACACTGACTTCaggttaattattttttttatcttctgttaGAATTTAAGTAAGATagtgtatttgaaaaatatgccTTCTTTTTTTGGTCCAATTCTCCTGTGCTGTTACCTAACTGTACATTTTTCTGGCGAGTCCATTAGACTGGTTGGTGTTATTGGATGTGAAACTTGCTCTTTCATCTAGTTGGCCTGGCATCTCCAGATTCACGTGAGGGTTTCTATCTCCAGTCTATCTACGAAAGGGCTTCCGTCAACAGTCTGTCTTCCCGATTCAATGGGCTCTTTGCCTCCCTTCAACTTCTCATTGAATTCCTATAGTTTAGACTATTTGCCTGGACTAAAATGATTTGTATTCCTTTCATAAATAAATGACCATTGTTgaggtttttaaatatatctacATTCTAGATTTTCTATCTCTAGTGGAGATAAAGCTATAAAATGTTTCCagaagttttcttattttatctaagaaagagatgAATTCAGATTAAAGAGGGTAagtaatgtaaaaatacataacatCACATAAGAATTTTGGTTTTAAGTGCTAGAGAATGCAATGAGAAGGGGAATTTTAAGTAGAAAGCATAATAGCCTGACTCATAAggtgtttttcaaataagtttattttatatttgggtTTATGCAATAATTGAAACAGAACATATGAGGACCCTCTTTGTAAACAATTTAGGGAACTTGttaaaaggaatagaaaataatCAATTCAGTTTTAACATTAATTATTTACAAAACTGGAGTTTTCCTGTCTTTAAGAACAtagctaaaatatttaaaacatttaagtgCTTTGTAAAGTGCATGCAtacatcttaatattttaaataatttcaataaagcCCTTCTTCATGGGTAGTATGAGTTATGTTTCTCAAACTATACTCAAGGGAAAATTAGTCCCATGACATGTTTCTATATTTCTCACATTCTAAGCACACTTATCTATTAAAAGAGATAGCCTTGCTTTAAGATGTGAATGTGTTTTCAATTTCAGAAACATTATACAGTGATCAAACATCTCTATTGGATATCTTGATGTGCTGAATTGAACAGTTTGGGTCCAATCTAGAACTTTTTCCCTATCACTTTTAGAGCTTCCTTTACTTCCTTATTCCTCAAACTATAGATCAGGGGGTTCAACATGGGAATCACAACACCATAACAGACAGAAGCCACTTTCATATTCTCCTGGAAATTACTGGAATGAGGCTGTAGGTACATGTATGACAGGGTTCCATAGAACATGGTGACTGCTGTCAGGTGGGAGGCACATGTAGAGAAggcttttttcctccctgtggTGGAAGACATCTTTAGGATGGTGGCGATGATGTAGGTGTAGGAAAAGATGACGACCAGCACAGTGAACATCAAGTTGAATCCCACAAAGACAGCGAGCAGCATAACGTTGATGTCAGTGTTGGAGCATGAAAGGGCAAGAATTGGTGGAACATCACAAAAGAAGTGATTGATGGTGTTGGAATTGCAGAAGGACAGTGAAAATGTAAAGCCTGTGTGCACAGAAGCGTTGATGGAGCCCATGATGTATGAACCAGTGACCAGGTGGATGCAGGCTCTTCGGGACATGACAATGGGATACTGAAGTGGGTTACAGATGGCTACATAACGGTCCACGGCCATCGTTGCCAGAAGGTAACAATCACTGGTTGCGAATGTCGCATAAACCAGTAATTGTATAACACAGCCCCTGAATGATACTGAAATATTTTCTACTATAAAGTTTTGCAGCATCTTGGGAGTGATAGCAGAGGTATAACAGATATCAACAAAAGCCAAATTTTGTAGGAAGAAGTACATAGGTGTTCGAAGTCTGGAATCTGTCTTGATGAGTAGAATCATTCCAATATTACCCACCATGGACGTAGCATAGATGACCAGAAATACAACGAAGAGGGCATACCGAAACCTGTGTTGGGCACCAAATCCAAGCAGAAAGAATTCAGTCACTTCAGTGCTATTTCCTTGTGTCATGGCTACCAAAAATCTAGAAAGGACCATGAGGAggacaaagaaaagaaggaaaatctttgtgatttcttcaaagaaaaaaaagcctttggCATTTCATGtcccctccttttttaaaattagattttcagACAAACATTCACATCAGGGTTTATTGCTTTGCAAATAGTTCTATTTTCTTGATAAGAAACCAATACACCAAAAGTAATATGTGAGCCATGgattcattttctaaatgaaGAAGATTTCACAGAAGACTGACCTCTAATATGTGTGAGTCTAAGAAACATAGATTAAGACCTGTTTTCGCCATGTTAAACAGGTCCCCATTTGTAAAGTAATATTAAAACGTGATTTTGGACCCTTTCAACAATCTATAGTTTATCTTAGTCATTTATCAGTTTAATCCTGATTCAAACTCCTGAAACTTGTCCACTTGGagataaagcaaaatgaaaagaaaaataattggtgTTCCTTgtactataattttaattattatgaaagttgtgtatttaaaaataagaatctaATAAAAACAtagattataaaaacattttcatacaAAAACAATGGAGAGAGTTGACCATAAAGAGCTGTGCACTAAAAATGCTTCTAAAGACGATTATTCAGAAAAGAGGAATATGATCTCTGAAGAAAGTCAAAAGAAATGATGAACTTAGGAATTGGTAAATAAGTGGGAAAATTGGAATAAATAGAggtagtataaaataataatatggtTCATGGGGAAGTGTAAGCTAAGAATATCAGCTGACGCTAGTATATAAGATTAGAGGGTTCACTAGGTTTACAGTGCTCTAAAATCCTCGTGCTTTAGACTGTTacttatatgtacatattttcagTAATTACAAGAGataaacatgaatttttttaagtgtaggagaataaataaaattttaaggtcATTCAATATACAAAACCCAATAAAGGTGATgaaaagaataatagaaaaagacaaatagaaatCACCTGAGAAGGCATAAATAAATCTAGTAAATtagcaaggaaaataaatataaatggtctAAGCTCATCATTAAAATTCAAAGACTGtcaaattggattttaaaaatgtgaatcaaGCCATGCAATTATATAATAGAcaagaactaaaaagaaattaaacaactaacaattaaataaataatggta from the Desmodus rotundus isolate HL8 chromosome 5, HLdesRot8A.1, whole genome shotgun sequence genome contains:
- the LOC112320288 gene encoding putative olfactory receptor 5AK3 isoform X1 codes for the protein MTQGNSTEVTEFFLLGFGAQHRFRYALFVVFLVIYATSMVGNIGMILLIKTDSRLRTPMYFFLQNLAFVDICYTSAITPKMLQNFIVENISVSFRGCVIQLLVYATFATSDCYLLATMAVDRYVAICNPLQYPIVMSRRACIHLVTGSYIMGSINASVHTGFTFSLSFCNSNTINHFFCDVPPILALSCSNTDINVMLLAVFVGFNLMFTVLVVIFSYTYIIATILKMSSTTGRKKAFSTCASHLTAVTMFYGTLSYMYLQPHSSNFQENMKVASVCYGVVIPMLNPLIYSLRNKEVKEALKVIGKKF
- the LOC112320288 gene encoding olfactory receptor 5AK2 isoform X2, whose product is MVGNIGMILLIKTDSRLRTPMYFFLQNLAFVDICYTSAITPKMLQNFIVENISVSFRGCVIQLLVYATFATSDCYLLATMAVDRYVAICNPLQYPIVMSRRACIHLVTGSYIMGSINASVHTGFTFSLSFCNSNTINHFFCDVPPILALSCSNTDINVMLLAVFVGFNLMFTVLVVIFSYTYIIATILKMSSTTGRKKAFSTCASHLTAVTMFYGTLSYMYLQPHSSNFQENMKVASVCYGVVIPMLNPLIYSLRNKEVKEALKVIGKKF